ACTCCCCGAGCCCGCATCGTGCCACGCATCAACATCAATCAGTTTAACTCAATTTTCTGCCGTTTGCCGAATGGGAAGGGGGCAACGAATACGATGACCAGCCCCCCAAGATACGTCGTCTATACAATCGATTGGAAGGTTATACTCAACCACAAGGCGGTAGGTAGAGTGACCGAAGAGGGTTTGGATGTAGCTCCTGGCGAGTATTAGGACACTttggaagtatatattagAGGTTTCAAGTTTAAAGGAAGCCTGATGAAATCATCACATCGAAATTGAGTATTATTGTTCTGCTCAAGAATAAATGGGACCAGACGGAGAGAGCAAGGAAAGTGAAGAGATATGGCTGAGGGAGGGACTGAAACGTAGCAGGATTCCGCTGCATTGCTAACTATTCTGCTACATGTCAACTCTGATTATCCTCCCAACCAGATATCACTTATGCTAGTTTGGAGTTGATCCAATCGAGATAAGCATCGACCTGAGTTTCAACACCAGGATAGTTACCCGCGTCACAGCTTTTGGCTCGAGAGATAATTCCCACGAGAGTGCCAGCTGAGTCCACCACAGGACCTCCTTGATCAGCCTGACAGGCCCCTTTGCCATCCTTGGTGATCACACAAAATTCTCTCCTTGTGATTGTGGTGATGGGTCCATATATGTTTTGGCAATTCGATCGAGAGATGATATTCACAGAAGCTGTCTTCAGGGTCCTTGAAAAAGATGCCCCTTTAGAAGTCTCTCCCCAGCCAAATATCTGAACCGAGCTCCCGTAGCCGAGCGCCTTTTGCTTTGTTGGTAGTTGGGCTGGGGTAGCACCTGAGTAGGAGTCGGCCAAGGCAAGGAATGCAATGTCGTTATCGAGAGAGTCCGCATCGTATTGAGGATGGATATCAATTGAGGCGACACCAATCACAGTTCCACCACTGGCATGCTGAAGCGAGCCAAGCCGAACGTTGATGCTTGTGGCATCCTTGTCCTTAACACACGATGCTGCAGTGATTACAGACTTCTCGCCAATCAAAGATCCGGCGCAAAAAAGCCTGGTTCCGGACAATCCGACGGTGAAAGGCGCCTGGTCCTTAGTTGCCTCTACACCGTTCACAATGGCGTTGGCAAAGCTGGCAATCGCAAGCAGGAGAGAAGTAAAGGGCACAACATGCATGATTGATGTTGTAGTAGGTTTGATTTTGGGTTTCGGGAGTCGGAGGAGATAAGACCAAATCGGAAACAGAAGATTCTTGGAATCTGGGAATGAAGGGGATTTAAGAAagcctacggagtacaactGTATGTGATCTACCACGTAgttccttctcaatcaatCCCATTCTGGCCGAAATATTGGCGATCAGTGTCGATTCCTCACATTATTGCATAGCTGGAGATTCCCCCTCTCACCCCCTTACTCCACCGTGTCTTATTGTACTAGAATAAATTCGAGGGACCTCAGGCTGAATCAATAGAAAGTGGGTCACTAGTCAGTGATTTGAAGGTTACAGTATCGATAACATGATCGCAGAGAAGCTCTGCATCCTGTACTGCTTATCTAGCAGAGCACCCGCAGCTGAGCCATTTGGAGCAGCCATTGCTGCGCTGACCATAATGGCATagatgaaaatgaaaggCTGTATTATACAGTGGTTTTCGAAATCAGTTACACCTCCAAACTCTTGCGACTTCATTCTCGGAAAATAAATCCGCCATATATGAGCTCTGATTGGATTAGTTCTCTTTCAATAATGGTCGCCATATTTCTAGAATACAATAATCAGACCACGAGGAATGTATTTTACACGAAACCGCCATACACATGCTGTCTCGACTGTGTTTGTCAGGGTGGTAGCCAGTTAGTCAGATACGAATAAGACAACAATGACTTTGGGTTCAAAACTGTTCTTGAGGTCCCTCAAGAAGTCCTCAATTTCAAGCTATTTACATACATTCTTCCAGAGGGCTTCCTGCCCACCCAGGCACCGAGGAGAGACCGCTTGAGCTGGAGACAGGCCCTTGTGTAGCGCGAAGGTAAGACGAGGTCGTACATGCGAGCTGACTTCACCTCGGAATCACCATCGAAAAGCCACCAATCCTTAGTCGACCCATCGTCGTAAAATCAAGCACAGCAGGGACCGCAGAGCGCGCATACGGCGCCTTTCCTCAGCCACATACCGAGTGGGCCCTGACCCACCGCCAAAAGGCCACCGCCTCGGCGGAATCCTGTCAGGCTTCACGAATATCCTAACGGGTtccgagaaagaaagcgtGTGTCTGTGGGGTAATCTGTTTTCGAAATCCATTGTACACATCTGAGAAATTATTGATCTGTATACAAAGGACTTTCAAAGCAGAGGTGACTTGAGGATAAAGTACTATCTCAATATACACAGGGTTTTCCCGTGATAAAGGAAACACCAAGTACTGGCCTTGGCCTGGCCCAATCCTGACATATTTTGCTTCTTGATATCAAAACCCTCATATTTTCCGATTAGGTTCCTGAATGGTCTGTATTTGTCCCGATAAGACCCAGAGTGTACCCAAAAATTGTACCGGTAGGTCATTAAGACCCGAATTGGACACAGTAATTATCAATTTGGTTGAAATAATAATGCGCCTTCTGAATCTTTTCATATAGAGGATAATAAGCGTCTTCGAATGAAGCTGCGgcttctttctcattttgGCATCTCTCCAAAAACCGGTCATGATAGTACTTGGTCGATACTGATCAGTCAAAACGTCATTGATTTTTGGGAAAAACCCACCTTCCAATAGTCGTACGACCGGTATAGATAGTCGCCTAGCTTGAGATCCGACCTTTTCTGGTTAGTCTTTGAAGTCTGGGAGCATGCGAAAGCTGGACCAATGAGAGTGTCGAAGAAGTCAATTCCTGAAGCCGCAGTCTGATTGCAAGATACCTATTAGCGGAGTTTAGAGATAAATGGGAGGGTCATAATTACTTGATTGAATGCATTCGCAACAGCAGAGCAAGATCTGCTTTCCTGTtcaatataattataattagcGAGGGTTAGATGCTCGAGTAACTAGAACATTTTCTCCATACTAGGCCACGGTAGTTATCCCCATATCGCAGTTCAGTGTAGGCGTAGTCTGTCTTCTCATAGGCCTGCTGAATGCGAATCTTGACAACAATGTACTGAGACTGAGCAGAATGGCCTTTTGTGAACGCCTGCATGCCTTGTTTGTATACATGTGTGATATCATCCACATTTTGAACGAAACTGGTCTGTACTTGAGCCAATGTCGCTAAGGGAGCTAAGAGGAGTAAGGACGCCAGAGAGTGGACGAGCATCTTGATACTAGATGGTGTTGAAATAGCTAGTGAGTTGACTTTCAAAATGTGAAATAGCTGCTATCTTGATGTTGTGGGGGCATAAGTAGGTATTTATATTTCGTAAGTTGAGATTGATATAACCCTTGCTACCCTGCTAATGATCAGCAGACAATCAATACATATTTTGGAGCTATTCACTGTGGATACTCTGGCTGGATCTGATCTGCAGAACTCTTCCAATTCCGGGCATCTCCCGAGCATGCCTGTACAACACCTGTCTGAAATACCACTGGAGCATTGATGTGGTGCGATGGGGTATGCAGTGCCAATACTACAGTATGTATGCAATTAATAGTGTTATGTACGCAAAGTACTAGTCGCAGATCACCTGAATTCTATCTTTCGGGTAGAGACAGTTCTTTAAGTGACCTCTACTCCGCACTCAGTACGAGTAACCCCAATATGGACGaccttactccgtataccTTGTGAAATGCAGCCGTTAGCTGACGGTTGGTGAATAGGCTCCTCGCCATACCATATGACATTACCGTTTCAGAGCTAATGAGACAGAATACTTGTGGTCctataaaattaaaggaTTCGGTGTAGCTCGGAGTAGGTCGACCTCCGAATGTGGAATGTTGATCATCGACGTAAAATCATATCGACCATAAACTATGCAGGGCACCAATAGCGCCAAAATTTGTATTGTAGATCATAGACACTATTAGTTGTGTAGGTCTTATTCCAAATTTTCGCGTGGAAATATGACCTGCGCCAAGACACTGTACGGCGCTATTGCTGATCACGAAATATTGCTTCCTGTTAGGGACCAATGTTGGCTTTTTAAATATTCCACTCCCACAAAAAGTTTCCACAGAAAAGAATACGGTAGTATTCAGTATACAGTGAGTTGGAATTCAAACCTTTGTTCTGGGGGATCAGAACTAGTCAGACTGAAGTATCATAGCTCTGGTCGAcgtttttttaaaattcaAAATTGTCTCTCAAATATGTATCACCCTCACCACAACACGAGCAGTTTCTGAAGGCTGAAAGAGAATCTATATTTCCTTATCAGAGTGAGATTCCTTCCTTCGTTTATTGCTAAGTCAAGTAATTACCAGTGATTCTCTTCTCTAAGATCAAAAGTCCCCAAAGGGCATACATAGCGAGACGAAGTTAACCCCCTACCAGAAAGCATTGCATTACAACGATAAGGTATCAAGCCCTAAAATTCAATCATGATATGGGGACTTTTTTATAGTTCGTGCCCAAAAAGCTCTAGAGTTAGTGAAGACTCTGGCTTGGCTCAGTCTTTGGTAATTATTCCTTGAGAAGCTGGACAGCCCAGGAGTAGCAATCAAAGTCTGCCTCGATATGATAGCATCAATGGAAATGAGCTGCAGCTCAAGGGCAGATTACAAGCTCAGGTGGGCCCAATGTCAATCGGCTGGAAGACCATCGACTTGGATAGTTATATCATATATCCTTGGTACAGTGTATGGCCGTCCTAATGCAATTTTTCGTTTCGAATGGTTCACCCAGCCTGTGTGGTTGTCTACGATATCTTTTTTGCATTTCTGAAGGGCAAGCCAGTGGGTGGTCGAAAGACAACCAGATTGCATCATGACTATCCCAATGCCCCAAGAAACGATGTGGCAGCAGCTAGGAACATTTTCTGGTCCGCAGAGGTGCAATGTATGTTTTTGGTCAGCCCTAGTGCCTCAGGCTGCCTAATCAGATACTAATTTATCAAGTACATCTCAGCCAACATTGACTTAACAAGGTAACACCTTCTCTTGTCAACACTACGTAACACATGCAAAATATACAGAGAGTTTGAATTTATTTTACCTAACATGGAGTCTAATTCCAGGAGAAAGGTGCTTCTATTGTATATGTCAAAAATCAGCCTGGCAAACTATTACTATCTTAGCCACTGCACTAGATGTCATCCAAGGTACACAGCTAACCAAGCACATATGTTCGAGATATACCGAAGCGTAGTCGTAGGTGTATTAGTGTTTAGCCTGCGTGCTCGACGATCTCGTTCACCAGAACGCCGTCCTTGACGTAGGACT
The sequence above is a segment of the Aspergillus flavus chromosome 4, complete sequence genome. Coding sequences within it:
- a CDS encoding putative elastase, which produces MHVVPFTSLLLAIASFANAIVNGVEATKDQAPFTVGLSGTRLFCAGSLIGEKSVITAASCVKDKDATSINVRLGSLQHASGGTVIGVASIDIHPQYDADSLDNDIAFLALADSYSGATPAQLPTKQKALGYGSSVQIFGWGETSKGASFSRTLKTASVNIISRSNCQNIYGPITTITRREFCVITKDGKGACQADQGGPVVDSAGTLVGIISRAKSCDAGNYPGVETQVDAYLDWINSKLA